ATTTTTTTACGccaaaaattatcattttttttaacggaatatatcctttttttctgacaaaatttatcctttttttcgaacattcataatttttttccgcCTTTTCCTCTGAAGCAATTCgcattaaaaagaaaaactaaTTTAGTAAAAGTTTCTTAtgtttgaaatatataagggggtggaataaaaagaaaaaagaaaaaaggcgAGTAAACAATAACAGCAATCCATTGTGCTCATTAGCAAtaaacatgtacatgtatacatacatacatacatacacggATGTATACGTACTAATAAAAGCATATGAATATGTACGCGCGCATAGGCATAACAGTACACATGTGACAGGGTATACGCAAACGCCCagaagttaaaaaaaaaaaaaattagaatataACACGagttatatatgaaaaaaagaatatgagTAATGTACGAGTAAAACTAGGGAAAAAGCAATTATGCTAATCCTCATgcattataaaattttttttacaagttaataattttgtatataaatagaaGAAATTTTGAAGGCTTTCGAAAATTGGCAgaataaagtaatattttcTGATAGTGTTAATGCGCACATAAGCATATGCTCGCGTGTGTGTAAGCGGCAGGCGCTTAGAagttacatataaataatatacgtacttatgtaattatataattatgcaaTTATGTGagtatttatgtacatatgtatgtatgtgttatATCGCTACGTGggtaaaatttaatattattattttaattttattttttgttaatttcattttttgttaatttcattttttgttaatttcattttttgttaatttcattttttgttaatttcattttttcttaatcttattttttcttaatcttattttttcttaattttattttttcttaattttattttttcttaattatattttttcttaatttttttttatttttattttattttaatttaattttttcccccCTTTCCAACGTAGTCTTCGATATTTTACGGAGCAGAATGAGAGCGTACTATGATGAGAAAAGCGACGATAAGACAAACAAAGCACAGAAGGACTCAGGCCTAATGGAaatagatgaaaataaaaaagaagataacTATGTTTTTATTGATGAAAAgtataaagaatattttgaCAATATGAGTGACATATTTGAAGAGAAAGtcgaatatattttaaaaaaacattttaagaGAAATGATCCaacgaataaaaataaattactgTGTCTAAATTTATGTGTTTTATggcaaaaaaattttttattacttttgaGTAAATCATTAGATGAATATGAACAGTACAGGAAATTAAACAACAACAAAGACAACGAAAAAGGAGTAACAAATAGTTCAGAAaaggataataataataataataataataatagaagtatattagaagaaaatggggaaaataaaaataaagaagaggAAAAGGTGGAAAAGGTAGAGAATATGGAGGAGGAGGAGGAGGAggagatgaaaaaaaagaaaggataCGTTgaaaaagatttaaaaagttatatcaaaaatgtaaaaatagttgacagtaaaaatatagaagtTATATATGACAAATATGATGCAACGGATGATAGTAGACCGTCTGCTGAGTTATCAACAgatgaaatttattatttattagtgGAATctaaaaaaagtgaaaatgagtataaaaagaaaattttcacatttttgaaatatttaccATTGTTTATAAGAtcaatagaaaataaaagtttgattgaaaagaaaattttagaaGATAAACTTTTACTCAACAGtataaatagtaataaccCCAATGAGTTGCTGACTATAAACGACTTGAATGAGAATGGGAATGGTAATGAGAACGAGTATGAAAATGTGTCattattagaaataaaaaataaattagatgcaattgtaaattttaacTGTAATTTATCCGAAGATTTAGAGGTTGTCTTTAAAAAGGGGATGGGTATCTTAAAcatgcaaaaaaataagaagttTTGTAATTACAATCATGAATCTTTAAACAgatatgaaaatgaaaaagcgaataacaaaatgaataatgaaaaggGGGAAAAAGACCAAATGCACGAAGAGGACAGATTTAATAACTTAGCAGATATGCCCAAAAATTTCttgagtaaaaaaaataataaatacagcGGAAACTATATCGGAAACTACAGAGGAAACTACAGTGGAAACTACAGTGGAAACCACCACAACAACAATGGCTATGACAATGAAAATGATAGGTCGTACATATTACCCTTGTCAAGGATCAATGATCTGTCACTTATCAACAACATTAGCACCAAGTCGAATAATGGAGCGAaggatgaaaataataaaaatgaatcttctttttatatttataaaaataatatggaaaatttaaatgtatacgGTTTAGACTTACTGATCAACTTAAACAACAGTTtgatatacaaaattaatcatatatatagcCTCGTCCAGTTTTATACTATGCTGGCTAAGGATGTTTTTAACGAGACGTGATAGCTAAGAGATAGAAGTACGCGGGTATTTTCCCCTCGTCCGGGAGGTTCCTAATCAGACCCCATTAGAtgttgttttcttttttcgttCATATCATAGTTACTGCTAACTCCCTATTTAATCACTTCGCTATTTACACGATTAGCTACTTGCTATTTACACGCTTCACAACTTAATCTCTTCTCTACCCTTACGGCTCTTTATacccccctttttttttttttttgtcgttCAGTATTTTGCCTATCTTGCTTCTTTCTTCCATGCCTCCTCCTCACTCATAATACTttctgttcatttttttatcgtttgaaattatttttattacttctttttttttattatccaGCTCTTTTGTCATGTGTTCGTAGAATTTTGACATGTACTTGtcaatttttctaaaaaaatgaaaaaaaaaaaaaaaatattagacCATTACcaaattgtttttttgttgtacATGGGTAAATATCTTTATGCTTTATGTGCGAATGAATGCACAAATTGcgactttattttttttaattttcaaacttttctaatttattaGCAATAAAGGAGTTATCTTCACTATAAGTCATGTAAAACACGTCCGTATTTACATGGttgcttatatttattttttccttttcatttttatgttcGTCTCCATTTGGGCTATAGACCTTCTTGATCTTTTTGAGAAGATCGCTTAGGTCGTCTAAGTATGAATTAACAACGTATACATGTAAATGGGTGTGGATACAGCTACTTTTACGTCGTTGTGATGAggttgtatatgtatatacatatgtacacatgcgCGTGTGTGCATGTATATGTCAATCcgtttttacaaaaattggAGAGTAAAATTACTCACATTCACTGGATTTATCcacataattaatttttagaaGGCTCGGCGGCATTGGTCCCTTTTtgacattatttttaaagctGAAAATGAGAGAAGGATGGGTAGTCAGGGCGCAACGAATAAGAAGTGGAAGAGGAAGAGGACAAAGATAGACGAAATATGAAGAGAAAAAGGTTGtatcatttattataacGTTTCTATCGGTGCAAATTGCATGATGAGGTTACGTTTTCGGTAAGTGCAACAAGACTATGCATATCTATAACTACGTCGGTATATATGAATacgtaataaaaaatatgtgtgTACTTGTGTACGGAGttacatttttacaaaaattactTGTCTTCTTGTGGCGAAGAGAAAGAACAAGGAAGAAGATTTAAAAGAtgaacagaaaaaataagattaCTGTAAAGATTTTCATAAAAGGAGTATAAATGGTTtgctaaaattttttttattcccttAACATAGAAAGTTAAAagtctttttatttctttttttctcaatGTAACAATGTTAGGAGTTTTATCATCCGTAATTTTTAGCAGTTTGCTCACTTCttcaaacttttttttaaaatttatgtgcatgttatttattctttcacTGTAAAAAATGGGTACAAACACATAAGGGAAAAtgtttttatcaaaataCATGGGTACTACGGATTGAGGTATTTTGCGGCATTTTCGGTCTAGCTACATGTTCAGCTTGTCTAAATTTCCTGCCTGACTACATGTTCAAATTGGCTATATTTACTTCCTTGCCGCTTCATCTACCTAATCATTCCGCAATGGCATTGTACCTGCTTAGCTCTTCGTGATGTTCGTAAATATAATCAAAAATGATATAGGCAATTTTCTTCGATAGAATTTTTAAGTAAAGGACCAGCGCTGATATGTCGCTATTGTACTGTCGTAAAAAAAGAGGGGGAAAAGgggcatgtatgtatatgtatgcagTATACGTAAGCATATACACATGTGCAGACGAATATTCCCGAAGAATGCCGCAAGAACGAAGCAATTGAGCGGTGCGCAGCGACTAATGCCTCCTTGAGGAGCATTTTAAgagaaatttttttcctttttatgaaaataaataacagcGTATTAGAGCTCTGCTAAAAACTTGCTTCCATTTTTGCAGATCTACTATCAGCTCACAAAGAGATGATGCTACTATACTAATGGACggaaatatttatgtagtaCTTACCTCTGTgtgcaattttttaaaatttttattattctcatCGATAGTTTGTAAATTCttaatttgaaaaagatGTTTTTCAAGTAAGTTTGAAACAGcttctttttcaaaattaaacaaatttgTTAACTCtactttatataatatatgattaggagaataaatataagatgacatactttttttatttattgctaaatcttttaagtatattttatttttttgtgtattatcttttaaaatggagtttttatatattgtataagACAGatcataatatatgaatatgtagTGGTTAAATTTCCCTTCTAcctcaataaaaatattatgatcaACGAATTTTATCACCTTGcatatcaaatatataatatatacacatatgtagaaaaaaaatttcaagtcgcaataattttttctgagaagcatattatgtatataattttctttcgTATCTTTTCTTGTTTgtgtaattttataatttccatcattatttttatttggttcattatttttcaacTGTGTATTTTTGGCTTCAACACTCTTGTCACCTTCTTTATCTGCCCCCCCCTTTGAGGCACACACACTGGTTTTTTGCTTCCTCTCTTGCTTCCTTTcttgcttatttttttccgtTTTTAGCGTAATGCTGTGTGGGTATGTGATAGAATTATGCTTGAGGGAAGAAGTACCTCCACTTGTATGGCAATCAGTTCTATCATTTTTACTTCTATCTGCATTTGGTCTGTTACTTCTAACAAGTGCTCCCTCAATAGGATCAACATGTCGTTGTGTTCTTGcctcatttttattttcttcaccCTGTTTCTCATCCTCGTACTGCTCCTTTTCTTGATATTCCTTTCCTAGATACTTCCATTCCTTCTTCTCTACCTCCACTTCTTTTTCATCCACTTCTCTTTGTGTTATGTTTTCCTTAGAAGAACCTCCTTTGTCATAATTCTTAAATGTTATCGAATAGTCCTCGTCCTCATAGACGACACAACTCTGGGTAGATACCAACTCgctaatattttgaaaaattaaggaagaaagaaaaaaactgctcaaaaaagaattttccccttttatgtctaattcatatattttcttaattttttgaaatacgTTTAGTTGATATATTGTGTTTTCTATTTCGTTATATTTCCTTCCAgcatttatttctttactGGTGAGGATGTTTTTATCATCCTGTTGGTAGTATTTGCTCCTTTTCTTGTTACTTAGTAAATTATGGAATGAGGAAGTTTTATCGCATGAACGTGTTTGTATTGCTATGTTAGGTGGTATAAGACAATTATTcgttacatttttttttcccatatccttattgttttcttttctctTCAACTTATGCTCTTGACAAGTTGAATCAAATATGTACTTCTTAATGTAATgtattaaaagataaaagaggagaattttattctttatctCTTCCTTtatagataaataatttatcatgTCTTTGTCGGGGGTAAGTTTTGAATTTGCTCCATCTATAGTGTTATCCCTGTTAGATAAAATAAtcttaattttgttattaaaaatataaacgtttgcattgtacatatttgagaaattttctttcttcttaGTTAAATATTGAAGGAACTCACTTGACATTTGCAAAGTAGTTGTTAACTCGTTATGATCTATATTCTTTTCCCCTATTCTACAAACCATTTTACagtatttttctaatttttttatttctttagataaattatttatcatattttgtaGGTTTTCATCAATCTGCATGTAGTCatcttttacatttttaattagagtattatatttattattaaaattttcgtAGTTGTCTATTTTTTCGACTAGTAGTAGTTGCTCTACTTTTTTTATGCTACTTTTGagatttttatcataattaatATCTTTAATAGTATAgtcatattcttttattaattcttttaatttgtgTGTAagattattaaatatatctttattttttaaaaaattttcttttaatctTATTCTTATTTCGTTTATCTGTGcttgattttttttaattacctCTTCGTATATAATACCTAAGTCTATTTTTTCGAAGCATTTTATGTActcttctttttctaaattcatttttatttttagaagaAATTCCAGCAtcatatttttgaaatattcgTAGTATCCTCTCACAAAAGCTTCAAACCCATTTTTCAATTGACTGATATTGAATAGGATCTCGTCATAATTTAGTGAACTATAAAGGATCATACAGTAAAATTCTtcattcattattatatcgTTGCTGGTATGTCCATCAAGGTTATAGTTCTTATCTTGCATAGTATTAGTCTgttcttcatttttccttCTTCCACTTTGAAGATTTATTTCTCTCATGATGTGAACTATATTCTTTCTTATgacatttttttcctttgttatgtaattattttttacctttttttctttttcctttttatatttacttgtactcatctttttttcattttttttgtagagTATATCTCCAGAGTTCTTATTCTTGGTGCTATAGAGTAGACCTTTCATGTTATGCTTATAATTATCATATGTGTACTGCATGATGTTGGATTcattgtatatgtatgtatagtTACCCTTAACTAGCTGTTTCACTATATCCCTTTCGTTCTCTTCGACAACACACTTGGGTGTGCTAATCTCCTCATCTTTCCCTGCGTCTGCCTCTACCTCTTCTGCTAGTTCCGCTGCTACTTCGGCGTCATTTCCATTTATCCCTTCGCTTGAAGTCTTCGCGCCTTTGCGTTGACCCTTAGTAGTAGGCTTGTCGCTGGTTCTAGTGGAGGTACCCCCTTGTTTTCTTACTCCGTTATCTTGCAAAAAAGTACTATTGACATCTCTTTCAATGcaatttttgttcattttctttttctctttgttTCCCTCCACAGTTTCTTCCTCATCAGAGCTTATTATCTTGGCCTTCTTCAATACAAAggaaaagaatttatatgaGTATTCTCTTAATTCTGTGATAAAATTGTCGTTAAGGctatatatttcttcttgtgcgctttttataaatgttaacaatctattttctctttcttcattaattagtaaaaatttatttaattcaatataatcattacattttaagcatttgttcatatttttattatactcaTTTAGTAGTATGTGCAACTCTTGTTTTATGCTATAACTTCTTATCTCACAATAATGtacattcttttttatcttccTATCAATTTCAGCGTGTGTTACAAATATATCTCTTTTTAATGATTCTATTAATccaaaaaaagttaataagaaataatcATCTCGAAGATTTAGTACATTGTAGTAGTTCAAAATATTTGATATGGAACTTTCAAACGTCttcttgtttttatttagaCAGTTCATCATACTTTCCTCGTCGCTTCGTACATTTACATCtctgttttgtttttcacCACCCACATTTTTTCTTCCCTTTTCTGTGTCTCGTTCTTTCTCCGCGTCGTTACCATTGCATCTGCTTCTACGTCTATTTTTGCTCCTGCTTCTGTTCCTAATTCTTCTTCTTTCATTGGCTCTGCTACCAACTCCGTCCTTCTTCCTACAGTCAAACGTGGGAGCTACGCCACGTAAGGGGGAAGTACCAGTCATTGTGTCCTCGTAAATTTTTTCGTGTGCACTTTTGTCTACAACTGGGTCTACGTCTACGTCTACACCACCCTTGGGTGATCCCGTTTTGCTTTCCCTtcttttgttcattttgttcattacGTCCACTTTGTCCATTTCGTTCATTACGTCCACTTCGCCCATTTCGTTCATTACGTCCACTTTG
The sequence above is drawn from the Plasmodium malariae genome assembly, chromosome: 5 genome and encodes:
- the PmUG01_05038200 gene encoding conserved Plasmodium protein, unknown function, whose product is MRAYYDEKSDDKTNKAQKDSGLMEIDENKKEDNYVFIDEKYKEYFDNMSDIFEEKVEYILKKHFKRNDPTNKNKLLCLNLCVLWQKNFLLLLSKSLDEYEQYRKLNNNKDNEKGVTNSSEKDNNNNNNNNRSILEENGENKNKEEEKVEKVENMEEEEEEEMKKKKGYVEKDLKSYIKNVKIVDSKNIEVIYDKYDATDDSRPSAELSTDEIYYLLVESKKSENEYKKKIFTFLKYLPLFIRSIENKSLIEKKILEDKLLLNSINSNNPNELLTINDLNENGNGNENEYENVSLLEIKNKLDAIVNFNCNLSEDLEVVFKKGMGILNMQKNKKFCNYNHESLNRYENEKANNKMNNEKGEKDQMHEEDRFNNLADMPKNFLSKKNNKYSGNYIGNYRGNYSGNYSGNHHNNNGYDNENDRSYILPLSRINDLSLINNISTKSNNGAKDENNKNESSFYIYKNNMENLNVYGLDLLINLNNSLIYKINHIYSLVQFYTMLAKDVFNET
- the PmUG01_05038300 gene encoding conserved Plasmodium protein, unknown function, producing MKNCSTFREKLKSFLQNKKKREDIITENKKKKEKFFDVNNFKVHIKEELREKDVQVTVREQVEEEAERKKASHEELVEEYIATHSGKNRSRNSNSNNNDIGNRNDDENSNHDGNNNNDRNNNNDRNNNNNGNSNNDKNNNNNGNSNNDKNNNNNGNSNNDGDCSGGRVMDDKMRWNPDGVVPPLHNFDKTQEKINNVKKKNGEGKKSRMYTNNKIIVRNENKKKNSEQEKLCNTINNKSFIKMKKLKLKVSNRYLSKCEDITCEYLKQYDRDVTNYIDEIKENIFIKASLLKKEMESTLNLIERHIEETVNLQWNVKGINTCEQNDYKSRYEINVKYYEHLMNSHIYDRIININGDSSNGNVSTSNDNTDVMAEEIKVYISNEIKKKVDEKRAMIKDKWVTIQKSFTTLNEYIKNFTLYFEKKQDDCMKGVNTYTEQLEVKLKETIFFTTKQVYDIINDKNENNKQFFLVFLSHFNDYILKIYNYVYDKYSKCETLFFPIINGNDYIHTCHIYSLISQNFMKNLSNEKVLTHLIKMLQVNYITIYNKRNTLKKEQFFYDFFSIDDTYHDFYIYLNKYYEEYIKRYDEIKVKILLYRHIIFGIFFDLKNFLSIIGCKRGPQREAKKNKKKREINDMDVMNKMDKVDVMNEMGEVDVMNEMGEVDVMNEMGEVDVMNKMGEVDVMNKMDKVDVMNEMGEVDVMNEMDKVDVMNKMNKRRESKTGSPKGGVDVDVDPVVDKSAHEKIYEDTMTGTSPLRGVAPTFDCRKKDGVGSRANERRRIRNRSRSKNRRRSRCNGNDAEKERDTEKGRKNVGGEKQNRDVNVRSDEESMMNCLNKNKKTFESSISNILNYYNVLNLRDDYFLLTFFGLIESLKRDIFVTHAEIDRKIKKNVHYCEIRSYSIKQELHILLNEYNKNMNKCLKCNDYIELNKFLLINEERENRLLTFIKSAQEEIYSLNDNFITELREYSYKFFSFVLKKAKIISSDEEETVEGNKEKKKMNKNCIERDVNSTFLQDNGVRKQGGTSTRTSDKPTTKGQRKGAKTSSEGINGNDAEVAAELAEEVEADAGKDEEISTPKCVVEENERDIVKQLVKGNYTYIYNESNIMQYTYDNYKHNMKGLLYSTKNKNSGDILYKKNEKKMSTSKYKKEKEKKVKNNYITKEKNVIRKNIVHIMREINLQSGRRKNEEQTNTMQDKNYNLDGHTSNDIIMNEEFYCMILYSSLNYDEILFNISQLKNGFEAFVRGYYEYFKNMMLEFLLKIKMNLEKEEYIKCFEKIDLGIIYEEVIKKNQAQINEIRIRLKENFLKNKDIFNNLTHKLKELIKEYDYTIKDINYDKNLKSSIKKVEQLLLVEKIDNYENFNNKYNTLIKNVKDDYMQIDENLQNMINNLSKEIKKLEKYCKMVCRIGEKNIDHNELTTTLQMSSEFLQYLTKKKENFSNMYNANVYIFNNKIKIILSNRDNTIDGANSKLTPDKDMINYLSIKEEIKNKILLFYLLIHYIKKYIFDSTCQEHKLKRKENNKDMGKKNVTNNCLIPPNIAIQTRSCDKTSSFHNLLSNKKRSKYYQQDDKNILTSKEINAGRKYNEIENTIYQLNVFQKIKKIYELDIKGENSFLSSFFLSSLIFQNISELVSTQSCVVYEDEDYSITFKNYDKGGSSKENITQREVDEKEVEVEKKEWKYLGKEYQEKEQYEDEKQGEENKNEARTQRHVDPIEGALVRSNRPNADRSKNDRTDCHTSGGTSSLKHNSITYPHSITLKTEKNKQERKQERKQKTSVCASKGGADKEGDKSVEAKNTQLKNNEPNKNNDGNYKITQTRKDTKENYIHNMLLRKNYCDLKFFFYICVYIIYLICKVIKFVDHNIFIEVEGKFNHYIFIYYDLSYTIYKNSILKDNTQKNKIYLKDLAINKKSMSSYIYSPNHILYKVELTNLFNFEKEAVSNLLEKHLFQIKNLQTIDENNKNFKKLHTEYNSDISALVLYLKILSKKIAYIIFDYIYEHHEELSSERINNMHINFKKKFEEVSKLLKITDDKTPNIVTLRKKEIKRLLTFYVKGIKKILANHLYSFYENLYSNLIFSVHLLNLLPCSFSSPQEDNFKNNVKKGPMPPSLLKINYVDKSSEYDLSDLLKKIKKVYSPNGDEHKNEKEKINISNHVNTDVFYMTYSEDNSFIANKLEKKIDKYMSKFYEHMTKELDNKKKEVIKIISNDKKMNRKYYE